In Nocardia yunnanensis, one DNA window encodes the following:
- a CDS encoding glutaminyl-peptide cyclotransferase produces the protein MERKRRAPVAAVTITLAVAVAAAAAVTGCTSSDNTPKWRVEVIATRPHDPGAFTEGLEADGSVLYESTGLAGHSFVRATDLTTGAELARADLPAPLFGEGITRAGDLLWQLTYKDGIALARDPATLTEIRRTGYDGEGWGLCTRGGRLVMSNGSASLTFRDPLTFAVTGTVALTSHQDAKLNELDCAPDGSVYANLWPTDTILRVNPETGEVLAAIDAAGLLPKKDRTPDTDVLNGIAALPGTDHFLLTGKKWPTSYEVRFVPD, from the coding sequence ATGGAGCGCAAACGCCGTGCACCGGTAGCGGCCGTCACGATCACGCTGGCGGTCGCCGTGGCCGCGGCCGCGGCCGTGACGGGCTGCACCAGCAGCGACAACACGCCGAAGTGGCGGGTAGAGGTGATCGCGACGCGCCCGCACGATCCGGGCGCGTTCACCGAAGGATTGGAAGCCGACGGGTCTGTTCTCTATGAGAGCACCGGCCTCGCGGGCCACTCCTTCGTCCGCGCCACCGACCTGACCACCGGCGCCGAACTCGCGCGCGCCGACCTGCCCGCACCCCTGTTCGGCGAGGGCATCACGCGGGCCGGCGACCTGCTGTGGCAGCTGACCTACAAGGACGGCATCGCCCTCGCGCGAGATCCGGCCACGCTCACCGAGATCCGCCGGACCGGTTACGACGGCGAGGGGTGGGGGCTGTGCACGCGCGGGGGCCGGCTGGTCATGAGCAATGGCAGCGCGTCGCTCACCTTTCGCGATCCGCTGACCTTCGCGGTCACCGGCACCGTCGCCCTCACCAGCCACCAGGACGCGAAGCTCAACGAACTCGATTGCGCGCCGGACGGTTCCGTCTACGCCAACCTCTGGCCGACCGACACCATCCTGCGCGTGAACCCCGAGACCGGCGAGGTGCTGGCCGCCATCGACGCCGCCGGACTGCTCCCGAAAAAGGACCGGACCCCGGACACCGACGTCCTCAACGGCATTGCCGCACTCCCCGGCACCGATCACTTCCTGCTGACCGGAAAGAAGTGGCCGACCTCCTACGAAGTCCGCTTCGTTCCGGACTGA
- a CDS encoding DUF3027 domain-containing protein, translating to MSAVGVSEPDVRPILAEAVELARRALLDLEPVGVGAHLGVSAEDESSATHHFAATLPGYHGWQWAVVVAAPPEATVATVSESALLPGPDALVAPDFIPWDQRIRPGDLAPGDLLAPPAGDPRLVPGYVISGDPAVDEVARELGLGRPQVLSREGREEAGERWFAEYGPDTEMARAAPSTCGLCGFYVPLAGALRAAFGVCANAMGADGRVVHVAYGCGAHSDVELPTGGGSPLYEAYDDAAVELIPAAELRPETPADAPSAEAAEPAPETADAAPEARFEAADPDAVYDDARAVSAVRVEPEAGASESR from the coding sequence GTGAGCGCGGTTGGAGTTTCGGAGCCCGATGTACGGCCGATCCTGGCGGAGGCGGTCGAGCTGGCCCGCCGTGCGCTCCTGGATCTGGAGCCGGTCGGTGTGGGCGCGCATCTGGGCGTGTCCGCCGAGGACGAATCCTCGGCCACCCATCATTTCGCGGCCACCCTGCCCGGCTATCACGGCTGGCAGTGGGCGGTCGTGGTGGCGGCTCCGCCGGAGGCCACGGTCGCCACGGTGAGCGAGTCGGCGCTGCTGCCCGGCCCGGACGCGCTCGTCGCCCCCGATTTCATTCCCTGGGATCAGCGCATCCGCCCCGGCGATCTCGCGCCGGGCGATCTGCTGGCCCCGCCGGCCGGCGATCCGCGCCTGGTGCCCGGCTATGTGATCAGCGGCGATCCGGCCGTCGACGAGGTCGCCCGCGAGCTCGGACTCGGCCGCCCCCAGGTGTTGTCGCGCGAGGGCCGCGAGGAGGCCGGCGAGCGCTGGTTCGCCGAATACGGTCCGGACACCGAGATGGCGCGTGCGGCACCGTCCACCTGCGGGCTGTGCGGGTTCTATGTTCCGCTCGCCGGCGCGCTGCGCGCCGCGTTCGGCGTGTGCGCCAATGCCATGGGCGCGGACGGGCGGGTCGTGCACGTGGCCTACGGCTGTGGCGCGCATTCGGATGTGGAGCTGCCCACCGGTGGCGGCTCGCCGCTGTACGAGGCCTACGACGACGCCGCGGTGGAGTTGATCCCCGCCGCCGAACTCCGCCCGGAAACCCCGGCCGACGCCCCGAGCGCGGAGGCGGCGGAGCCCGCCCCCGAGACCGCGGACGCCGCGCCGGAGGCCCGGTTCGAGGCGGCCGATCCCGATGCGG
- a CDS encoding MFS transporter: MERTRPYEQGDPWSRDAEQTRSYDTGSARPQHPRAGRSSGSEPPPPARYRGDDPGNPYGEMEETLPQAPTPEPGSPDTAGLHKPPRKLTVTRVAARRSIELTQSGFATFQRAAKADGAEESGLTALIYATMANFATDAAIAVALANTLFFASATAESKTKVALYLLITIAPFAVIAPVIGPMLDRLQRGRRVALAGSFGLRVFIAMLLIFNIDNWALYPLALCMMILSKSFSVLKSAVTPRVLPPGMDLVRTNSRLTVFGLVGGTLGAGGVAALTAKLTGSTGALLFAAALAAAGAVLSLRIPSWVEVTEGEVPATLGYHGEDARTEVLDPADPDQVQPGKRRQPLGRSVVTGLWGNGTVRVLTGFLTFYGAFVAKATEHRPVQQIAMLGVIGAAATIGNFTGNASGARMKLGRPQLIVLSCTVACLAVAVVAALLDNLMGAALATMVAACASALAKVSLDASIQDDLPPESIASGFGRSETVLQLAWVIGGAMGVLLPPTWWIGFTAVASVMALGLIQTVVSYRGHSLLPGLGGNRPQHAKQGILGAHSSGEPTS, from the coding sequence TTGGAACGAACCCGGCCCTACGAACAGGGCGACCCCTGGTCACGGGATGCGGAGCAAACCCGTTCGTACGACACCGGATCGGCGCGGCCGCAGCATCCGCGAGCCGGGCGCTCCTCCGGTTCCGAGCCTCCCCCGCCCGCTCGTTACCGTGGCGATGACCCGGGTAACCCCTACGGTGAGATGGAAGAGACTCTCCCGCAGGCGCCTACGCCCGAACCCGGCTCGCCCGACACCGCCGGCCTGCACAAGCCCCCGCGCAAGCTGACCGTCACGCGGGTGGCGGCGCGGCGCAGTATCGAGTTGACGCAGAGCGGTTTCGCCACCTTCCAGCGGGCCGCCAAGGCCGACGGCGCGGAGGAATCGGGACTCACCGCGCTGATCTACGCCACCATGGCGAACTTCGCGACCGACGCGGCGATCGCGGTGGCGCTGGCCAACACGCTGTTCTTCGCCAGCGCCACCGCGGAATCGAAAACCAAAGTGGCGCTGTACCTGCTGATCACCATCGCGCCGTTCGCGGTGATCGCCCCCGTGATCGGGCCGATGCTGGACCGGTTGCAACGCGGCCGGCGGGTCGCGCTGGCGGGTTCGTTCGGGTTGCGGGTGTTCATCGCCATGCTGCTCATCTTCAATATCGACAACTGGGCGCTGTACCCGCTGGCCCTGTGCATGATGATCCTCAGCAAGTCCTTCTCGGTGCTGAAGTCGGCGGTCACTCCGCGCGTGCTGCCACCGGGAATGGACTTGGTGCGCACCAACTCCCGGCTCACCGTGTTCGGTCTGGTCGGCGGCACGCTGGGCGCGGGCGGCGTGGCCGCGCTGACCGCCAAGCTGACCGGCTCCACCGGTGCGCTGCTGTTCGCGGCCGCGCTCGCCGCCGCGGGCGCGGTGCTGAGCCTGCGCATCCCGTCCTGGGTGGAGGTCACCGAGGGCGAGGTGCCGGCCACCCTCGGCTACCACGGCGAGGACGCCCGCACCGAGGTGCTCGATCCCGCCGACCCCGACCAGGTGCAGCCCGGCAAACGCCGTCAGCCCCTGGGCCGTTCGGTGGTGACCGGGCTGTGGGGCAACGGCACCGTGCGCGTGCTGACCGGCTTCCTCACCTTCTACGGCGCGTTCGTGGCCAAGGCCACCGAGCACCGGCCGGTGCAGCAGATCGCCATGCTCGGCGTGATCGGCGCGGCGGCCACCATCGGCAATTTCACCGGTAACGCCAGCGGCGCGCGCATGAAACTCGGCCGCCCCCAATTGATCGTGCTCAGTTGCACCGTCGCCTGCCTGGCGGTCGCGGTGGTGGCGGCGCTGCTGGACAACCTGATGGGCGCGGCCCTGGCCACCATGGTCGCCGCCTGCGCGAGCGCACTGGCCAAGGTGTCGCTGGACGCGTCGATCCAGGACGACCTGCCGCCGGAATCCATCGCGTCCGGTTTCGGCCGCTCCGAAACCGTGCTGCAGCTGGCCTGGGTGATCGGCGGCGCGATGGGCGTGCTGCTGCCGCCGACCTGGTGGATCGGGTTCACCGCGGTCGCGTCGGTGATGGCGCTCGGCTTGATCCAGACCGTGGTCAGCTACCGTGGTCATTCGCTACTGCCCGGTTTGGGCGGTAACCGACCGCAGCACGCCAAGCAGGGCATCCTCGGTGCGCACAGCTCCGGGGAACCCACCTCATGA